From Micromonospora auratinigra:
CGCGGGCCGAGCCCCAGCCGGGCCGCCCCGGCCAGGTCGTCGGCGGTGTCCACGTCGCGGCGCAGGCCGGGCCAGTCGCCGTGCAGCGGGAGCGCCCCGCTCGCCAGGTGCGCCGCCGCGGAGCCCGGCCCGAACCGGGGTTCCAGCGCCACCCCGGCCGGCGCGGCGAGCAGCACGGTGCCGTCCCCCGGGGCGTCGGCCACGAAGCCGCGTACCCCCGGCGGGTCGGTGGGCACGGCCCGCAGCGCCGCGGCCAGCTCGGCCGGGCGCAGCGCCGGCAGGTCGGCGGTGAGCGCGGCCACCGGGGCCGCCGGGCCGGCCGTCGCCGCGCCGTGCCGGAAGGCGCCGTTCAACCCGGCCGCCGGGTCCCCGGTGACCCGGGCGCCCGCCGCGCGGGCCTCCGCCGCCGCCCGCGGGTCGTCGGTGACCACCAGCACCTCCGCCACCGCCGGGCAGGCCCGCACCGCGCGGACCGTGTCGGCCGCCAGGGCGAGCGCCAGCTCCTCGTGGGGTACGCCGGGCAGCGCGCCCCGCAGGCGGCTCTTGGCCACCCCGAGGCGCTTCACCGGCACCACCACGGTCCAGCTCGGCTCGGGCACACCGACCATCCTGCCAGCGCCCCCGGCGGTACCCTCACTGGCCGTACCCGGGGCGAGCAGGCATGATTTCGTCGCGGGACGTGGGGCGCGCGGGGGCAGGACGAGGAGGCAGGGTGGGGCGGCGGAAGCTGGGATTCTGGCCACGGTTCGCCGTGGTGCTGGTGAAGCCGGTGCTCACCGTCTGGACCCGGCGCAGCTGGCGGGGCACCGAGCAGTTGGGCGGCGACGGCGGCATCATCATCGTGCCGAACCACATCTCGCACGCCGATCCGCTGGTCGCCGCGCACTTCATCTACGACGCCGGGCGCTGGCCGCAGTTCCTCGGCAAGGCCAGCGTGTTCCGGGTGCCGGTGATCGGCTGGATCCTGCACCGGTGCCGGCAGATCCCGGTGGAGCGCGGCTCCGTCGACGCGGTGAAGTCGCTGGACCGGCTGGTCGAGGCGCTCGACTCGGGCGGCGCGGTGGTGATCTACCCGGAGGGCACGATCACCCGCGAACCGGACCTCTGGCCGATGAGGGGCAAGACCGGGGCGGCCC
This genomic window contains:
- a CDS encoding lysophospholipid acyltransferase family protein; the encoded protein is MGRRKLGFWPRFAVVLVKPVLTVWTRRSWRGTEQLGGDGGIIIVPNHISHADPLVAAHFIYDAGRWPQFLGKASVFRVPVIGWILHRCRQIPVERGSVDAVKSLDRLVEALDSGGAVVIYPEGTITREPDLWPMRGKTGAARLALATGAPVIPVAMVGPERMFDPKTARLGLRPRTPVTVVAGPPVDLSRWAGATPTRAILEEMTDTIMLRIRDLVAEIRGGTPPPLWERPARTRTPEVTE